A genomic segment from Nicotiana sylvestris chromosome 1, ASM39365v2, whole genome shotgun sequence encodes:
- the LOC104238460 gene encoding acyl-CoA-binding domain-containing protein 4 has protein sequence MAAMARVSSGLAYPERFYAAAAYAGFDGSPDSSTKGVSSKFSNDGALLLYALYQQATVGPCKIRKPRSWSPVEQSKWTSWNGLGNMASTEAMRLFVKILEEEDPGWYSRASNFVSEPAVQVEKNNDTIAEPVTENGIVLLETKTIHAENGNLSEPQDKDVVSEGFGTVGVYDQWVAPPISGPRPKARYEHGAAVIDDKMYIFGGNHNGRYLSDLQALDLRSWTWSKVEVKTAGEASQVQVAPFAGHSLIPWEGNKLISVGGHTKDPAETMQVKVFDLPARTWSTLKTYGKPPLSRGGHSVTLAGTSLVIFGGQDANRSLLNDLHILDLETMTWDEMGTLGVPPSPRSDHAAAVHAERYLLIFGGGSHATCFNDLHVLDLQTMEWSRPTQQGEIPSPRAGHAGVTVGENWFITGGGNNKSGVSETVVLNMSTLGWSIVTTVQGRVPLASEGLSLVLCSYNSEDILVSFGGYNGRYSNEVNVLKPSHKSTLQSKMMETPVPDSVSAVQNATNATRDLESETVTGQEGNIREISVDNIESEPMVSKVEETSERLLAALKAEKEELESSLSKEKLQTLQLKQDLTDAEARNTDLYKELQSVRGQLAADQSRCFKLEVDVAELKQKLQSLESLKKELELLQRQKAASEQALNEKRRQSSGGVWGWIAGTPPDQQDDA, from the exons ATGGCGGCGATGGCGAGGGTAAGCTCTGGCCTCGCGTATCCGGAGCGATTCTATGCAGCGGCAGCCTATGCTGGTTTTGATGGATCTCCCGATTCCTCTACTAAAGGTGTCAGCTCCAAGTTCTCCAACGACGGTGCTCTTCTACTTTATGCCCTCTATCAACAG GCAACTGTAGGACCTTGTAAGATTCGTAAGCCTAGAAGTTGGAGTCCAGTAGAACAAAGCAAATGGACGAG CTGGAATGGTCTTGGAAACATGGCTTCCACAGAGGCAATGCGTCTTTTTGTGAAAATATTGGAG GAAGAAGATCCAGGATGGTATTCACGGGCCTCAAATTTTGTTTCAGAACCTGCAGTTCAGGTGGAAAAGAAT AATGATACAATAGCTGAGCCGGTTACCGAAAATGGAATTGTTCTTCTTGAGACAAAAACTATTCATGCTGAAAATGGGAACCTGTCAGAACCTCAGGATAAAGATGTTGTATCAGAAGGCTTTGGTACAGTTGGTGTGTATGACCAATGGGTTGCACCTCCTATATCTGGTCCACGGCCAAAAGCTCGATACGAG CATGGAGCAGCCGTTATTGATGATAAGATGTATATATTTGGAGGGAATCACAATGGACGTTACCTTAGCGATCTCCAG GCTTTGGACTTGAGAAGTTGGACATGGTCTAAAGTAGAGGTTAAAACAGCTGGCGAAGCTTCTCAAGTGCAAGTAGCTCCCTTTGCTGGCCACTCCCTG ATACCATGGGAAGGAAATAAGCTCATTTCTGTTGGTGGACAtacaaaagatcctgctgaaactATGCAAG TGAAGGTGTTTGATCTGCCAGCGCGTACTTGGTCAACCTTGAAGACTTATGGAAAGCCGCCG TTATCTCGTGGAGGTCATTCAGTTACCCTTGCTGGGACAAGCTTAGTCATATTTGGTGGACAAGATGCAAATCGATCTCTCTTGAACGATCTTCACATTCTAGACTTAGAAACCATGACCTGGGATGAAATGGGCACATT GGGAGTGCCTCCTTCTCCAAGGTCTGATCATGCTGCTGCAGTACATGCTGAGCGCTACCTTCTTATTTTTGGCGGAGGCTCACATGCTACTTGCTTCAATGATCTTCATGTCCTTGATTTACAAACT ATGGAATGGTCAAGGCCTACCCAACAGGGTGAAATACCAAGTCCACGTGCTGGCCATGCTGGTGTGACAGTTGGAGAGAATTGGTTTATTACTGGTGGAGGCAACAATAAGAGTG GGGTCTCCGAAACTGTTGTCCTCAACATGTCTACACTGGGTTGGTCCATTGTAACAACTGTTCAAGGGCGTGTTCCCCTTGCTAGTGAG GGCTTGAGCTTGGTGTTATGTTCATATAACAGTGAAGATATCCTAGTTTCTTTTGGGGGATATAATGGGCGGTATAGTAATGAG GTCAATGTGCTGAAACCGAGCCACAAATCAACTTTGCAATCTAAGATGATGGAGACTCCTGTACCTGATAGTGTTTCAGCAGTACAAAATGCTACTAATGCCACAAGGGATTTGGAGTCAGAGACTGTAACAGGGCAAGAAGGAAATATTAGGGAAATTTCGGTGGACAACATTGAATCCGAGCCAATG GTGAGCAAAGTTGAAGAAACTAGTGAACGGCTTTTAGCTGCCCTCAAAGCTGAGAAGGAAGAATTAGAGTCATCTCTCAGCAAAGAGAAGTTGCAGACGCTTCAGCTGAAGCAAGACTTGACTGATGCTGAGGCTCGCAACACAGACCTTTATAAG GAGCTTCAATCTGTACGTGGTCAACTTGCTGCTGACCAATCAAGATGTTTTAAACTAGAG GTTGATGTTGCGGAGCTAAAACAAAAGCTACAGTCTCTGGAAAGCTTAAAGAAAGAACTTGAGCTACTCCAGCGACAAAAAGCAGCTTCAGAGCAAGCCTTGAATGAGAAGCGAAGGCAGAGCTCTGGTGGGGTATGGGGATGGATTGCTGGAACTCCTCCTGATCAACAAGATGATGCTTGA